In Salvelinus fontinalis isolate EN_2023a chromosome 8, ASM2944872v1, whole genome shotgun sequence, the genomic stretch CACTGCGGAACTGTGCAAGGGACACAATGTCCGAGCCCGGCCCCTTCAGCACCTGCATATCCGAAGGGTCCAAACCACACAGGTTGAAGAAGCGCTCCAGGTCAGTACTGGCCCGGGAGTAACGGTCACTCATGTCTGATTTGGAGCGGGTCAGAGAGGGACGTTTCCTGGAGCTACCGGAGGACGGGCGACCGACCGACGGGGAGGGCGGAAGTACAGAATAGTTGGCTGGGAACTGAACAGGGGTAGACGGGGAGTTGGGGGTTGGGGTGTGGTCTTGTGGTGGAGGGGCTGGGACTGGTTTAGGAGATGCAGGGCCTGGTGCATAGGTAGTTCGGGGGTGGAAGAGACGAAGAGGTGACATAGCGTTGTGGATCTGGGTGTGTGGATGCAGAGCCATGGGCTGCAATGGGAGATGCATCTGCTGCCGTGCTCTGAAGGGCTTCCTCACTGGCATGGTATGGTGGTGTTGGGGTATTACATCCACTCTACGTATGGTTACTGCAGCAGAACATCCAGAAGGACTTAGTGGGCCAGAGACATTCATCCTTAATTTGACTGGGGTGGACCATTCAGGGCAGGGGGTCGGGATACCCTCAGCAGCCCCAGCAGAGAACggagagggacaaggagagatgGTAGTGGTGCTGGGGCAATCAGGGGCCTGACTACTCTCCACTGGGTCCATGGTGGGGGCGGTAGGGGGAGTTTCAGCCTCACCCATCCCATTGATCAGGTTACTCAGGTGCTCCAGGTCCAATGGGGCACTCCCTTGCTGGGTGTAGTTAGAGCGAGGCGGTTGGGTCTTACGGGTTGGCCGCAGTCCGGTAGCCGGGGACATCAGAGGTTTGCGCATGACAGGCGGAGGCACTTTTATTGGCTGCTGCTTGGAGGGGGCCACCTGACTCTTGACGTATTTAGCCTTGTCTGCCGCCAGCCTCTCCACTGCGCTCTGCCTGGGCTCAGCTGCTGCCACTGTTCTTGGTTGGAGGAGGAGGCGGTTTGGCATGAGGATGCGGTTGGGGTTGGGCGTCCCAGCAGCCCTCACCGGCTGTGTCAGGACAGGCTGGGGGGTCTCCACAGGCATGCTGGAGATGGGAGTAGGAGGTAACATGGGTGGGTTGTCCTTGactcctgtctttctcctcccaAAGTCAAACTTCTTTGGATGCCATCAGTCCAGGATCCTACTGTCCCCTGAACGTTGACAGGATTTTGCTCTTGGCTGATATGATTCCGTCTTCGTTCAGTTCCCACGGGATCTCACTTGAACCCTGGTGCCCTAAAGTCTCGATGTTCTGTAGAAAAAGGAGAAACACCATCACACATCAGACAGCAACTTACACACCATCAGATATATGTGTCAGAGGAAAGAGACAAAACATACAGGCAAGCAATCAATATAAATTCACAGTTACctcaaagacagagggagagatacagagatactgCCCCAATGTAACTGATACAGCAACTCACACTAAGCACTATAAAGTGCTGTGGTTGATTCAGGGATATTGCAAGTCAACAGTATAATGGCTCCTCCCCCtgcacccacaaaaccccaggatgcagccaatcacaacacagaATGCTATACATCTGAATAGAAAAGGAACGGGTCGGATGCAGGCCATTGGCTGCGGGTCCAAACATTTAACAATTACACCTAGCACCCATCGATCTcaagaatataacacaataaacTTCCACACTTCATTTTCATTCATTGTAAGGCCAGTGAAAAGCCTGAGCTTGAGAGAGGACTGAAGaaaagtgtgtgtgggggggggggggggggggggctcaccaGCTGTCAACAAACTATTGTTTGGAGGAATACCCAGACACACACCCCAACAGCTGTTAGAGGGAACAATGCCACGCCATCTTTAAATAAAGCTCCCAGTTGCTAGGGGGTTGTGCTGGGCTTGGGCTTCCTCTAGACTGCAGACCCCAGGGTTGTCTGGTTTGTATTTCTGAAACCGTAACACTTGACCAACCCATCTAGGAGTTGACTGTAGTCAGTCCTCATCAATTCGTTATCTGAATATTTGTTTTGCTTAGAAGAACACACATTATATAGGTTTTTCTACACCAGTAAATCTGCTGAAGATCAGTGACCACAGCAACATAAACATTAACTGGAGTAACTGGATACAAGGGGGTTGGGTCAGGGAAATGATTCCATGTATCTGACCCTACTGGGGAACAAGAAGTTAAGAGTGTAGGCCTGTTATTAACTTCTAAAGACGTTCCTATAGTGTGGTGTCATGCACCGTTGGTAGATAAAGTGCAAAGATATCAATGACAAACCAGTATTCATTGCTTTATGAAAGAGGAAGAGTGAGTTTAAAATACACCACTCTAATAGTCTGTGTGACAGACACATTCTCAACATGTTTCTCATTCCACCTCGAGCAACAACTGTCTCACTGCACTCTCACCTGCATGTCCTTATCTCTTTATCTCAATGTTGCTTCTCCTCTCACACTCCTTCTGTACACACAGTGCAATGCATGTCAATGAGGGCAGAGGACATTCTATTTTATTAGGCTAAGTTCTCCAAGTACAGTAATACTGAACACAAAGTTCTGGGCAGTGGTATGTAAAATGAACATACCGATCCTCCTCATTCAACCCAGGCTCAAGTCTCAGCTTGTTCCATTTAGGAAGAAAAAACACCTAACACCATGGGATGACCCAGGAGGTTAATGAGAAAAGACTAGTAGAAACTTACAAGCCAGGTATATACATGAAACTGAAAGGACCTCTCACAAAAACACAGTCAAGGCCTTATAGACGGTCTTGTCCTAGTGTTCTTTGATCCTGTTTGTTTGAAGGCGTTGGTTCCTAGGACACACGCACACTTACTCAGGCTTTACAATCCAATGAAAACTCACCTTTAGAGTGGAAGTAGAATCTTACAGGTCCCCAACGGAACTCTAGGCCTCTCTACAGCTCATCACGCCACAAAGGTTAACAACTGTAGAATTCTACTGTAGCGTGTAAATGTGTTCCAGAATGGAAGGGAGCAACAGACCAGCCAAACCTGTCAGACGACTCATGTGCTGCTCCTCCTCCTTGTTCTACTCCCTCCCCCACCTGACTACTCTGACCAATCACTCCTACATAAGGAAGTAGACCGGGTTCTTCTGTCACATGACAGTTTCTTTTCCTCTAATGATTTATTCTTTAAAGCATGCTGGTGTTTGTAATAATGAACCTGTTACACAATAACAGACCCATCTCTGATCAGAAGCCTTCCTCTGAAGAAGGTCAGTGTGTGGaccatagactgtaaaaagagGACCGTTGTTGGAGTTAATTGTCAAAATGAAACATAATATTGAAATGAATGAAacatacattgagtgtacaaaacatgcttTTTCCATGATAGattaaccaggtgaaagctatgatcccttatcgaAGTCATCTgttaatgaaggggaggagacaggttaaagaaggatttttaagccttgagacatggattgtgtctgtgtgcccagtgaatgggcaagacaaaatatttaagtgcctttgaacagggtatggttgtaggtgccaggcgcaccggtttgagtgtcaacaactgcaacgctgctgggtttttccacactcaacagtttcctgtgtgtctcaagaatggtccaccaccacaaccagccaacttgacaactgtgggaagcattggaatcaacatcaGCCAGCAACCCTGTGGAGTGCTTTCGACGCCTTGTAGATTCagtgccccaatgaattgaggctgttctgagggcaaaagagggtgcaactcaatattcggaaggtgttcctaatgttttgtacactgtgtatattcAGATATGAAATGAGAAATTGCAGTTTTCAATGAATTTATTTCTCCTAGTACAAAACTTTCAGAAACTGTAGTTTCCACAATCTCTGAAAAgtgaaagtttaaaaagtgttttaCATTTCAACAAAAAACATTGAAAACAGGAACCAGCACCCAAGAGTATAAAAATAACTAGACttgaagtaaatgtgtttttgatcTAAAAATCAATGAATGTACACAATTTCCTTTTTTGAATATCATATGCTCACATAGGGAGGCTTTACGTCAAAGTGAGAACCTTGTATATAGTCTTAttctattgtgttactatttccttttttgcacatttttcttcctttttaactctgcattgttgggaaagggctcataagtaagcatttcacggcaaAGTCTACACCTGCTATATTCAGCGCATGTAACAAATAGATTTTGATATGATAGGTTGTCAAAACATACACACCAACATTCACAGTCCAGGTTTGCACATTTAGTCTTTCAATCTCACTGTGTGGGACCAACACTCTGTTTTGGTTCTCACAGAATATTTAGCCAACTATTTGGTTGAACAAACATTTCAAATCATTATTCTCATAAAATGTGTAACATTGCATTTAACACTCAGAGTAGAAAAAAAATGCTATGCTACAAAAACATTAAAGGCGGAATCTTAGTTTATATCGGCCTTGGTGAAATAATGTGACTGAACACTGCCAGCACATTCTTTTCTGAAGAACTCTCTAATGTGCATGTTTGGAAGCAGAGCGTGAGTGAGAGACAAATGCCCATGAAGACCCTCAAAGAAATGTAGAATCTGAGAAGGAATCCTCAAATCTTAAATGTACATTAATTAGATGGTCCTATACAAAAATAGATATAAGaatagcttcccacaataaatgcTTACATGTTTATACTGGAATGAGTGTTCTCTTTCCACAAATTCACTTGAATATAATGTCAAGTGAATTTCTTCACGTTTGAGTAAATCCTATAACATGCACTGTGGGAACACAGTGACATTTTCTTACAGAACTTCCTAGATGGATGTCAGATTCACTCTACTGTGCAAAAAAGTGCCCGAAACAACATACAAACACAACATTTCTATTTTATATCTGATCCCTCTAATACATCTTACAGTCagtcactctctctgtttcctcctgCCTTCTTATAGTACAGTGGTTTAATCTTTGAATGAGTCTGCTGGATAGGAGTATTGTATTCATAGTATCCCCAACATGTTACAGATTAATATTTATCATTTATTGTGAAACTGGACATTGGCTTGATCGTTGAAAAACAGAACTTTCACTGTGAGGGTCAAACTTAGGAGATGGCACAGTTCTTGTCTTTGTCCTTTGCACCAAGGCCATTGGCCCTTCTCTTCCTGCTCAGGCTGTTTCTCAACCCCCTGtccttctctccttctgtctttccatccctctctccttccctctctccatccacagaCTGGGGCCTGTGGGTTAGCTGGGGGGGCAGGGGGATAGGCTGCCCCAGGAAGTAACCATCTTCCTCtgagtctgaggaggaggagcaggtggagcaggAGTCCTCATGTTTGTTGTACTGGGTTGGCTGGAGGTTGAGTAATGGGGGCTCTGTGACGCCAGGGGAAGAAAGGgaaaccctctccctctctcgtctccTTTCTAGAGCATCCAGACGGGGCCTGTCCGGCTGAGAGTGACGGAAACGTGTCGCTGTGCCTAGGTGGAGAGTAGAGTCGGAAGCCACACGGCCACGGTTCCACCTCCGCCGTAAACTACGATGTTGGTATGAACCATCTGTGAGGAGACGCAAAAAATGAAAGACGGTTGGCATTTGTGatgaaaagaaaaaaagagaacgaaaaggaaaaaaaagttgtctctgtctcttacCCAGAAGGTCCATTTGAGGTGGAATGCCCCTCTGCATATGTAACCTGCTCCCAAAacctccatcctcttcctctgcctgttcttcatccccctctcttctctccttatcctcctcctcttcttcctcctccacaGAGTAGCTGCAGCTGATTGGCTCTCGGAAACTGACCCTGGCTGTCCCACTTCGACTTGATTGGGGGCTAGGGTCAGGGGGGCTTGGCTCTGGTTGGTGCAGATTTGGCCTGATTATCAAATCACAAGACTTGGGTTGAGGGGGCGGGAGGGGCAGAGGGGCAGCAGGACTGGGATGGTTTAGTGATGCAGGTAAGGAGGAGTTCCTCGGGGGAGGAAACactgggaagagggagagaaaacaaatCAAATACCTCCATTTATAAATTTAAAAAAGCAAGAGATACAATTTCTGTTGAATCAACTCACAATAACAGGAGGTGAGTAAGACTTGGTTACAGATTTATAGAATATAACTCAAC encodes the following:
- the LOC129860764 gene encoding protein FAM110A-like, translated to MLPPTPISSMPVETPQPVLTQPVRAAGTPNPNRILMPNRLLLQPRTVAAAEPRQSAVERLAADKAKYVKSQVAPSKQQPIKVPPPVMRKPLMSPATGLRPTRKTQPPRSNYTQQGSAPLDLEHLSNLINGMGEAETPPTAPTMDPVESSQAPDCPSTTTISPCPSPFSAGAAEGIPTPCPEWSTPVKLRMNVSGPLSPSGCSAAVTIRRVDVIPQHHHTMPVRKPFRARQQMHLPLQPMALHPHTQIHNAMSPLRLFHPRTTYAPGPASPKPVPAPPPQDHTPTPNSPSTPVQFPANYSVLPPSPSVGRPSSGSSRKRPSLTRSKSDMSDRYSRASTDLERFFNLCGLDPSDMQVLKGPGSDIVSLAQFRSASAPGSECAGHEGEEEEENGGPAEPAPYGVSVIERNARVIKWLYGIRQSKDTARSTNM